A window of the Agrococcus jejuensis genome harbors these coding sequences:
- a CDS encoding VOC family protein, producing the protein MPIPVTDFAHVRLTVTDIVRSRAFYDEVFGFDVAFEAPPEDADAETKEQLAFLFGGVIYEFPGGLLGLRPVAGPNDRYDEDRVGLDHLSLAVASRADLDEAAATLDRLGIAHEGVKDIGAGFILEFRDPDHIALELNAPA; encoded by the coding sequence ATGCCGATCCCCGTCACCGACTTCGCCCACGTCCGCCTCACGGTCACCGACATCGTGCGCTCGCGGGCGTTCTACGACGAGGTGTTCGGCTTCGACGTCGCGTTCGAGGCGCCGCCCGAGGATGCCGACGCCGAGACGAAGGAGCAGCTCGCGTTCCTGTTCGGCGGGGTGATCTACGAGTTCCCCGGCGGACTCCTCGGCCTGCGTCCCGTCGCCGGCCCGAACGACCGCTACGACGAGGACCGCGTGGGACTCGACCACCTCAGCCTCGCCGTCGCATCGCGGGCCGACCTCGACGAGGCCGCCGCGACGCTCGATCGCCTGGGCATCGCGCACGAGGGCGTCAAGGACATCGGCGCCGGCTTCATCCTGGAGTTCCGCGACCCCGACCACATCGCCCTCGAGCTCAACGCCCCGGCCTGA
- a CDS encoding DUF2277 domain-containing protein: MCRNITTLRGLEPAANDDEVEAAARQYVRKVSGITHPTDRTSEAFEHAVAEIAHITRHLLEDLPDRRQPPKTVPPLRRPEVQARIAAREAAKAS, translated from the coding sequence ATGTGCCGGAACATCACGACCCTGCGCGGCCTCGAGCCCGCAGCGAACGACGACGAGGTCGAGGCCGCCGCGCGGCAGTACGTGCGCAAGGTCTCGGGCATCACGCATCCCACCGACCGCACGAGCGAGGCGTTCGAGCACGCCGTCGCCGAGATCGCGCACATCACGCGCCACCTGCTCGAGGACCTGCCCGACCGCAGGCAGCCGCCCAAGACGGTGCCGCCGCTGCGGCGCCCCGAGGTGCAGGCGCGCATCGCGGCCCGCGAGGCGGCGAAGGCGAGTTGA
- a CDS encoding SufS family cysteine desulfurase — MQHQTIAPDALDRIRADFPELAEQVQGHALAYLDTGATALRPTPVLDAERVFAETRTAAVHRGAHTLAALATVAYEEARERIAAFVGADADEVSWTQNATDALNMIGLSLARAQRGPHEQLVDLGPGDVIVTTEAEHHANLLPWQDLAAATGATLRVIPVDDDGLWTADDARAAIDERTRLVAFAHVGNVTGLIAPVAEVVAAARAVGALTVLDACQSAPHMALDLHALDVDAAAFSSHKMLGPGGVGVLYLRRELGLALPPARTGGSMITTVTLEGAEWMPPPQRFEAGTQAVTQVVGLAAATEYLDAVGLDAIAAHEHALGQRLVDGLATIEGIRIVGPQRGLERAGLASIVVDGVHAHDVGQLLDAQGVAARVGHHCAQPLHRRLGVAATTRASTYLYTTEAEVDRFLDAVSGVRAYFGATR; from the coding sequence ATGCAGCACCAGACGATCGCACCCGACGCACTCGACCGCATCCGCGCGGACTTCCCCGAGCTCGCCGAGCAGGTGCAGGGCCACGCGCTCGCGTACCTCGACACCGGTGCGACCGCGCTGCGTCCCACGCCCGTGCTCGACGCCGAGCGCGTGTTCGCCGAGACGCGCACCGCTGCCGTGCATCGCGGCGCCCACACGCTCGCGGCCCTCGCGACCGTCGCCTACGAGGAGGCGCGCGAGCGCATCGCCGCGTTCGTCGGCGCCGACGCCGACGAGGTGAGCTGGACGCAGAACGCCACCGACGCGCTCAACATGATCGGCCTCTCGCTCGCGCGGGCGCAGCGCGGCCCGCATGAGCAGCTCGTCGACCTCGGCCCCGGCGACGTCATCGTGACGACCGAGGCCGAGCACCACGCGAACCTGCTGCCGTGGCAGGACCTCGCCGCCGCGACGGGCGCGACGCTGCGCGTCATCCCCGTCGACGACGATGGCCTCTGGACCGCCGACGACGCCCGCGCCGCGATCGACGAGCGCACGCGCCTCGTCGCCTTCGCGCACGTCGGGAACGTCACGGGCCTCATCGCCCCCGTCGCGGAGGTCGTCGCGGCCGCGCGCGCCGTCGGCGCGCTCACGGTGCTCGACGCCTGCCAGTCGGCGCCCCACATGGCGCTCGACCTCCACGCGCTCGACGTCGACGCCGCGGCGTTCTCGTCGCACAAGATGCTCGGCCCCGGCGGCGTCGGCGTGCTGTACCTGCGACGCGAGCTGGGCCTCGCGCTGCCGCCCGCCCGCACCGGCGGCTCGATGATCACGACCGTGACGCTCGAGGGCGCCGAGTGGATGCCGCCGCCGCAGCGCTTCGAGGCGGGCACGCAGGCCGTCACGCAGGTCGTCGGCCTCGCTGCCGCGACCGAGTACCTCGACGCCGTGGGCCTCGACGCCATCGCCGCGCACGAGCACGCGCTCGGCCAGCGGCTCGTCGACGGGCTCGCGACCATCGAGGGCATCCGCATCGTCGGGCCGCAGCGCGGCCTCGAGCGCGCAGGGCTCGCGTCGATCGTCGTCGACGGCGTGCACGCGCACGACGTCGGCCAGCTGCTCGACGCGCAGGGCGTCGCCGCCCGCGTCGGCCACCACTGCGCCCAGCCGCTGCACCGCCGGCTCGGCGTCGCGGCCACGACCCGCGCATCCACGTACCTCTACACGACCGAGGCCGAGGTCGACCGGTTCCTCGATGCCGTCAGCGGCGTGCGCGCCTACTTCGGAGCGACGCGATGA
- the sufU gene encoding Fe-S cluster assembly sulfur transfer protein SufU, with the protein MSGLDELYQQIILDHAKARHGEGALSADAAHAERFERNPTCGDEIRLRITIDGDRVDAVGWEGQGCSISQASASIVGQDVPGITREDAQLRVDAMRRMLRTRGEHDDADLDLLGDASAFEGVAKFPMRVKCAMLPWVALEDTLRQVTARD; encoded by the coding sequence ATGAGCGGCCTCGACGAGCTGTACCAGCAGATCATCCTCGACCACGCGAAGGCGCGGCACGGCGAGGGTGCGCTCTCGGCCGACGCGGCCCACGCCGAGCGGTTCGAGCGCAATCCCACGTGCGGCGACGAGATCCGCCTGCGCATCACGATCGACGGCGACCGCGTGGATGCCGTCGGCTGGGAGGGCCAGGGCTGCTCGATCTCGCAGGCGTCGGCCTCGATCGTCGGCCAGGACGTGCCCGGGATCACGCGCGAGGACGCGCAGCTGCGCGTCGACGCCATGCGGCGCATGCTGCGCACGCGCGGCGAGCACGACGACGCCGACCTCGACCTGCTCGGCGACGCGTCCGCGTTCGAGGGCGTCGCGAAGTTCCCCATGCGCGTGAAGTGCGCCATGCTGCCGTGGGTCGCCCTCGAGGACACCCTGCGGCAGGTCACCGCGCGCGACTGA